The window TGTCCTCGGGCCCAGCGGCAGCGGGAAGTCGACGCTGCTGCGGGCGGTGGCCGGGCTGCAAGCCCTCGACGCCGGGCGGGTGTTGCTCGACGGGCGCGACCAGAAGGGCATCCCCGCGCATCGGCGTGGGGTCGGGCTGATGTTCCAGGACCATCAGCTCTTTCCGCAGCGGGACGCGGGCGGGAACGTCGCCTTCGGACTGCGGATGCACGGGGCGTCGAAGCGGCAACAGGCCGACCGAATCCAGGAGTTGCTCGAACTCGTCGGCCTTCCTGGTGCCGCGGGCCGGGCCGTCGCCGCCCTTTCCGGCGGGGAGCAGCAGCGGGTGGCGCTGGCCCGTGCGCTGGCGCCGAGGCCCCGGCTGCTGATGCTCGACGAGCCGCTCGGACAGCTCGACCGCTCGCTGCGGGAGCGGCTGGTGGTGGAACTGCGGGAGCTGTTCAGCGAGTTGGGCACGACGGTGCTGGCCGTCACGCACGACCAGGGCGAGGCCTTCGCGCTCGCCGACCGGGTCGTGGTGATGCGGGACGGACGGATCGCCCAGGCCGGTACGCCACTTGAGGTGTGGCAGCGGCCGGCCGACGAGTTCGTGGCTCGCTTCCTCGGCTTCGACAACGTGGTTCCGGCGACCGTCGCAGGGCAGGCCGCCGACACCCCCTGGGGCAAGCTGCCGGTGCCCGACGACACCGCCGAGGGCGCCCGCACGCTCCTCGTCCGGCCCGCCGGGGTCCGCCTGGTGGCTGCCGAACAGGGCCTTCGCTGCACGGTCGCCGCGCGCACCTTCAAGGGCACCCATGTCGCCGTACACCTGCAACCCGAGGACGCGCCCCGGCTGGAGGCCGCGTGCGCGCTCAGGGAGGCGCCGGAGGTCGGGGACGAGGTCGGGGTGGAGTTCGACGTGGAAGAGATCGTGGTGCTCGGCTGATCGGCTGGTCGTGGCTGACGGGTTACGTCGGCTTCCAGTGCCCGGAGCTGGAGCGGGCCACCTTCCGGTGAACCCCGGGTGATGGCCCGCTCCGAGGGTCAGCGCGTGCTGCGCTTGCGCAGGCCGAAGAAGACGGCGCCGCCGCCGACCGCGACCAGGGCGACCGCGATGCCCGCGATCAGACCGGTGTTGGAGTCGGCACCGGTCTCGGCGAGGTTGGACTCACCGGCCGGGGACGGGACGTTGCTGGCGGTGTCCGCCGGGGCGGTGCTGTCGCCCTCCGAGGGTGAGGGGACCGGGGTCTCCTCGGCCGGGGTGGAGGCGGAGTCCGACGGTGTCGCGGTCGGCGTGGGGCTGTCCGACGGGGCCGGGGTGTCCTCCTCCTTCTTGCAGGCCGTGGACGGGGTCGTCAGGTTCGGCTTGATGTCCTCGTCGACCTGGTTGCCGGCCTTGACGTGGATCCGGTACTCCGCGTTCGGCTTCCAGTCCTCGGCGAAGGTGATGGTGACACCTTCGCGCGAGCCCTCGACCACCTGCTCGCCGACCTTCTTCAGATCGGCGCCGTTGTTCTGGAGGTAGACGGTGACGGTGGCCGGGACGCCGGTCGGGTCCACGTCGGTGACGGTGATGACACCGTTGTCGCCGTCGCACTTGGCTTCGGCGGAGAACTCGTTGATGTTGCACGCGAACGCGTTGCCGCCGACGCCGAGCGCGAGCGCGGCCGAGGCGGAGGCGATACCGAGCACGCGAGCGGAGCGGGCGACGGTACGGCGGGGTATGGACAGGACTGCCACGTTGGTCCTTCACATGTTGCGCATATGCGGGGGGTTGAGGGAGCGAAGACGCACCGGCATCTCCACTCCCAAGAGGCTCACAGGTTTATAAGCGCTGCGTAAGTAGTGTCAACGCATATGCGGGCCAAGGACCTTGGCTTTGCCCGCTTATTAACCGCCGAGACGTTTCAGTGCCTCCGGAGCCTCCTCGATCCGGTCGACCAAGGCGATACGGGACTCCATCGACCGCTCCCGCGCAAGCGCCTGGAGCAGCGGCCACGTCGGCAGCTTCTCCGTCCAGTGCGCCCGGTTCACCAGCACCATCGGCGTGGGCTCGCCCCGGGACTCGTAGTAGTTCGGCGTCGCGTTGTCGAAGATCTCCTGTACGGTGCCGGCGGCGCCCGGCAGGAACACGACGCCCGCGTTGGAGCGGGCCAGCAGACCGTCCTCGCGGGTGGCGTTGGCGAAGTACTTGGCGATGTGCGCGGCGAAGGCGTTCGGCGGCTCATGGCCGTAGAACCAGGTCGGGATGCCGATGGAGCCGCCGCCCTTGGGCCAGCGGGTGCGCACCTCGAAGGCCGCGGCCGCCCAGTTGGTGATGGACGGGGTGAACTTCGGTTCCTTGGCGAGGAGTTGGAGCGCCTCGGTGAGCATCGCGTCGTTGAACGGGGCGGCGTACGCGCCGAGGTTCGCCGCCTCCATCGCGCCCGGGCCGCCGCCGGTGGCCACCGTGAAGCCCTCGCGGGTCAGCTCCCGGCCGAGGCGGGCGGCACCGGCGTAGGCCTCCGTGCCGCGGGCCATCGCGTGGCCGCCCATGACACCCACGACCCTTGCCCCGCGCAGGAGTTCGTCGAGCGCGTCGGAGACGGCGTCGTCGTGGATCGAGCGGAGCATCGACGCGAATATGTCGCCGTCGGCCTTGGTCCGCTGGAACCAGGCGTAGGAGAGGGCGTCGGGTGTGTGCTCGTACCCCTTGTCGAGTCCGGCGAAGAGTTCGTCCGGCGAGTAGAGCAGGCCCCGGTACGGGTCGAAGGGCAGGTCCGGGACCGGCGGGAAGACCATGGCGCCGTCCGCGCGGATCTTCACGGCCGCGTCCTCGCGCATCGGGCAGCCGAGGAAGACGGCACCCGCCGTGTCCGTGGTGAGCAACTCGCGGGTGCGGTCCGTCAGATCGACGGCCTGGATCCGGTATCCCGCGAGCGTGCCGCGGGCCGAGACGGTGGCGTCGAACTCCTGGAGCGTCTCGATCTCACGGTCGTTGTGGTGGGCCGCATGGGCGGGCATCGTCTGCACGCGCCCATGCTAGACACGGCGGCTGTTCAGCCCTCGATCGCGGCCGGGTCCATCCATACGATCTCCCAGCTGTGGCCGTCGAGGTCGTCGAAGCCGCGGCCGTACATGAAGTCCATGTCCTGGACCTTGTCCGAGGCGGTGCCGCCGGCGGCGACGGCCTTCTCGATCAGCTCGTCGACCTTCTCGCGGCTCTCGGCGCTCAGACAGATCGCCACTTCGCTGGTCTTCGTGGCGTCCGCGATCTCCTTGTCGGTGAAGGTCGCGTAGAACGGCTTGGTGAGGAGCATCGCCACGATGGTGTCGCTGATCACGACACTCGCCGCGTTCTCGTCGCTGAACTGGAGGTTGAGCGAGTAGCCCAGCTCCGTGAAGAACTTCTTGGAGGCGTCGAGGTCGGCGACGGGCAGGTTCACGAAGATCATCTGCTGGTACATCTGAGGTCTCTCCCATCGGGGTCGGTCTGTTCGGTGGGGTAGACCGGGGGGTGGGGCGGAACTCATCGCGGTTCGAAGATTTTTTTCGTACGGATTTTTCAGCGGGCCAAAGGGAGTGCCGCGAGCTCGGCGACGATCAGCGTGAGTGGGCCGAAGACGGTGAGCAGTGCGCCTGCGCGGAGGGCGGCCGCGCTGCGGAGCATCGTGGGTGGGGCGCCGAGGCGGAGCAGGGCGGCCGTGGTGTCGGCCCGTGCCTGCCGTGCTTCTACGGCGGCGGTGAGGAGGGTGGCGATCGCGCAGCCGGTGACGACCGTCGCGCCCAGGGTGGTCAGGGGGCCCAGGGTGCGGCCGTCCGCTGTGGGGTCGTGGAGTACGGCCATGGCGTAGGCGGCGGAGGCTACGGCGCAGACCACGCCGAGGGGGCGGCCGATGCGGGTTGCCTCCTCCATGAGGACCCGTCCGGCGAGGAGGCGGAGGGCGCCTGGGCGGGCGGACTGGAGGAGACGGCCGCAGAGGTGGGTGAGGCCGGGGCCGGCGAGGGCGAGGCCGACTGCGGTGAGGGCCCAGCCGAGGAGCACCGCGGTGGGGCCTGTGGGGAGGCCTCCTGGCATGGGGGCGGTGGTGGTGGCGGTGCTGGCGTAGGCCTCTACGGCCAGGCCTGCGGCGAGGATGGCTGTGCCCCAGGGGAGGCCGGACGGGGTGGCTGTTGGTTGCGCGTCCGAGGCCGGTGCAGGTGGGGGGTTTTCGCTCGCCCGCGCTTGCGGGGTGCCGCCCTTCTTTGGGTCGGGAGCCGACCCAGCGGCACGACTGCCCGCAGGCTCTGTACGTCGCAGGCGGGCGCCGAATCTGCCGTACGCCCCGAACGTTTCCCGTGCCCCCGAGGCGCCGTACGCCCCGAAGCGGCCGAAGCGTCTCGGGCCCTCGGCTGGGGCTGGCCTCGCCTCCCGTGGTCGTAGCGTCACCGCCACCGACACGGATGCCGCCGCCGGTACCAGGCAGAGCAGGGTCAGCGCCGCCGGAAGTGGCAGGGGTTCCGATGCCGCCAGGAACTCCGCCGCCGCTCCGTCGAACGGCATTCCCGTCAGGTCGCCGCGCAAGTGGAGGAAGAAGAGGAGGGCCAGCATGGAGCCGAGCAGGGTGGACAGGATCGTGGTTGTTGCCGCTACCGCCATCAGGCGGACCGGGCCCAGGCCGATCGCCGCCAGGCCCGGCCGGGGGCGGGTGCCGGGGTCCGTTCGGGCTACCGCCACCGCGAAGTAGACCGTTGCCGCCAGCGGTGCCGCGCACCAGGTGAGGCGGAGGAAGGACGCGCCGGGGGAGTCGGGGTGGGTCATCGCATGGCCGAGGGCGCACAGGAGGAGGAAGCCCGTGCCCGCCGAGGCCATCGACACCAGCAGGCGGCGCAGCTGTACGGCGGGGTGGGCGCGGCGGGTCAGGCGGAGAGCGAGCACGCGGCCCGGCCTTCCGACTCGGCCATGGGAGGCAGGTGGACCGTGTTCACGCGACGGCCGTCCAGGAGCGAGACCGTGCGGTCCGCCAGGGCCGCCGTCTCCGTGTCGTGGGTCGCCAGGACCACCGTGATGCCGTGTGAGCGGGCCGCTGTCGTGAGCGTACGCAGGACATGCGCTCGGTCGGCCCGGTGCAGCGGGGCCGTCGGTTCGTCGGCGAACAGGACCGTCGGGGAAGGGGCCAGCGCGCGGGCGATGCAGACGCGCTGACGCTGGGCCTGGGTCAGTTCGCGCGGGCGCTTGCGGGCACCGTCGCCGATGTCGAGGCGCTCCAGCCACTCCAGCGCGGCCGTCTTGGCGCGCCGACGGCTGGTGCCGCGCAGCATCAGGGGGAGCGCGGCGTTCTCCCAGACGTTGAGCTCGGGGACCAGCACCGGCTCGGGGTCGATCCAGCCGAAGCGGTCGCGGCGCAGCCGTTCGCGGCTGACGAGGCCCATGGTGTGCACCGGCACGCTGTTGAACCACACCTCGCCGCGCCGCGTCGGGGCCAGCCCCGCCAGGCAGCTGAGCAGGGTCGTCTTGCCGCTGCCGCGCGGGCCGCACACCGCGAGGATCTCGCCCTCGCGCACGCCGAGCGAGACGCCGCTCAGCGCGGGTGAGCCGTCCTGGTGTGTGAAGTGCAAGGAGCGTGCCCAGAGCACGTCGTTGTCCGGCGGAGCCTCCATGGGCGTACACCTCGTTCTGGTCCGTAGTGCCTTGCAGTCCCCCGTGCGGGGGAACGAAAGCAGGGCCGATCGGTTACCAGGCACGCTAGGGATCCGGGGCAGCGGCGCTGGACAGCACGCGGCCCGGGTGCACCCTTCTCACTCGCATGGGTGCACCCGGGCCGCGGAACCGCCGGGGGTTAAAGCTTGGTCCACGCCTCCGTCAGCGTCCCGCGCAGGATCTGCTCGATCTCGTCGAACGTGTCCTGGTTGGAGATCAGCGGCGGAGCGAGCTGGATGACCGGGTCGCCACGGTCGTCGGCACGGCAGTACAGGCCGTTGTCGAAGAGGGCCTTGGAGAGGAAGCCGTACAGGACGCGCTCGGTCTCCTCGTCGTTGAAGGACTCCTTCGTGGCCTTGTCCTTCACCAGCTCGATGCCGTAGAAGAAGCCGTTGCCGCGGACGTCGCCGACGATCGGCAGGTCGTGCAGCTTCTCCAGCGTGGCGCGGAAGGCGCCCTCGTTGTCGAGGACGTGCTGGTTGAGGCCCTCGCGCTCGAACAGGTCGAGGTTGGCGAGGCCGACCGCCGCGGAGACCGGGTGGCCGCCGAAGGTGTAGCCGTGCAGGAAGGTGTTGTCGCCCTTGTAGAACGGCTCGGCCAGACGGTCGGAGATGATGCAGGCGCCGATCGGGGAGTAGCCCGAGGTCATGCCCTTGGCGCAGGTGATCATGTCCGGGACGTAGCCGAACTTGTCGCAGGCGAACGTCGTACCGAGCCGGCCGAAGGCGCAGATGACCTCGTCCGAGACCAGCAGGACGTCGTACTTGTCGCAGATCTCGCGGACCCGCTGGAAGTAGCCGGGCGGGGGCGGGAAGCAGCCGCCCGCGTTCTGTACGGGCTCCAGGAAGACCGCCGCGACCGTGTCCGGGCCCTCGAAGAGGATCTGCTGCTCGATCTGGTCGGCGGCCCAGCGGCCGAAGGCCTCGGGGTCGTCACCGAACAGCGACGCCCGGTAGATGTTGGTGTTCGGGACCTTGTGCGCACCCGGGACCAGCGGCTCGAAGGGGGCCTTCAGGGCCGGCAGGCCGGTGATGGACAGGGCGCCCTGCGGGGTGCCGTGGTAGGCGACCGCGCGGGAGATGACCTTGTACTT of the Streptomyces sp. NBC_00287 genome contains:
- a CDS encoding ABC transporter ATP-binding protein; protein product: MLLSLEDATVRFAGRAVLDAVDLSVAEHEVVCVLGPSGSGKSTLLRAVAGLQALDAGRVLLDGRDQKGIPAHRRGVGLMFQDHQLFPQRDAGGNVAFGLRMHGASKRQQADRIQELLELVGLPGAAGRAVAALSGGEQQRVALARALAPRPRLLMLDEPLGQLDRSLRERLVVELRELFSELGTTVLAVTHDQGEAFALADRVVVMRDGRIAQAGTPLEVWQRPADEFVARFLGFDNVVPATVAGQAADTPWGKLPVPDDTAEGARTLLVRPAGVRLVAAEQGLRCTVAARTFKGTHVAVHLQPEDAPRLEAACALREAPEVGDEVGVEFDVEEIVVLG
- a CDS encoding LAETG motif-containing sortase-dependent surface protein, producing the protein MAVLSIPRRTVARSARVLGIASASAALALGVGGNAFACNINEFSAEAKCDGDNGVITVTDVDPTGVPATVTVYLQNNGADLKKVGEQVVEGSREGVTITFAEDWKPNAEYRIHVKAGNQVDEDIKPNLTTPSTACKKEEDTPAPSDSPTPTATPSDSASTPAEETPVPSPSEGDSTAPADTASNVPSPAGESNLAETGADSNTGLIAGIAVALVAVGGGAVFFGLRKRSTR
- a CDS encoding LOG family protein; translation: MQTMPAHAAHHNDREIETLQEFDATVSARGTLAGYRIQAVDLTDRTRELLTTDTAGAVFLGCPMREDAAVKIRADGAMVFPPVPDLPFDPYRGLLYSPDELFAGLDKGYEHTPDALSYAWFQRTKADGDIFASMLRSIHDDAVSDALDELLRGARVVGVMGGHAMARGTEAYAGAARLGRELTREGFTVATGGGPGAMEAANLGAYAAPFNDAMLTEALQLLAKEPKFTPSITNWAAAAFEVRTRWPKGGGSIGIPTWFYGHEPPNAFAAHIAKYFANATREDGLLARSNAGVVFLPGAAGTVQEIFDNATPNYYESRGEPTPMVLVNRAHWTEKLPTWPLLQALARERSMESRIALVDRIEEAPEALKRLGG
- a CDS encoding VOC family protein, translated to MYQQMIFVNLPVADLDASKKFFTELGYSLNLQFSDENAASVVISDTIVAMLLTKPFYATFTDKEIADATKTSEVAICLSAESREKVDELIEKAVAAGGTASDKVQDMDFMYGRGFDDLDGHSWEIVWMDPAAIEG
- a CDS encoding ABC transporter ATP-binding protein — its product is MEAPPDNDVLWARSLHFTHQDGSPALSGVSLGVREGEILAVCGPRGSGKTTLLSCLAGLAPTRRGEVWFNSVPVHTMGLVSRERLRRDRFGWIDPEPVLVPELNVWENAALPLMLRGTSRRRAKTAALEWLERLDIGDGARKRPRELTQAQRQRVCIARALAPSPTVLFADEPTAPLHRADRAHVLRTLTTAARSHGITVVLATHDTETAALADRTVSLLDGRRVNTVHLPPMAESEGRAACSLSA
- a CDS encoding aspartate aminotransferase family protein, coding for MSSKDLSQTAYDHLWMHFTRMSSYENSPVPTIVRGEGTYIYDDKGKRYLDGLAGLFVVQAGHGRTELAETASKQAQELAFFPVWSYAHPKAVELAERLAHEAPGDLNKVFFTTGGGEAVETAWKLAKQYFKLTGKPTKYKVISRAVAYHGTPQGALSITGLPALKAPFEPLVPGAHKVPNTNIYRASLFGDDPEAFGRWAADQIEQQILFEGPDTVAAVFLEPVQNAGGCFPPPPGYFQRVREICDKYDVLLVSDEVICAFGRLGTTFACDKFGYVPDMITCAKGMTSGYSPIGACIISDRLAEPFYKGDNTFLHGYTFGGHPVSAAVGLANLDLFEREGLNQHVLDNEGAFRATLEKLHDLPIVGDVRGNGFFYGIELVKDKATKESFNDEETERVLYGFLSKALFDNGLYCRADDRGDPVIQLAPPLISNQDTFDEIEQILRGTLTEAWTKL